ATGATCACCTCGGCCAGGGGCATATCGAAGATGATCTCCACCCGGCCCGGGGACGGGTAGTTGAACCGGGAGTTGGAGCCCCGGCGTTCCAGGCAGAGCTTCATCACCGCGCCCACGAAGCGTTCCGGGATGAGGATGTTAGCCCTGATGAAGGGCTCTTCCTCGGTCTGGATGCTGCTGGGGTCGGGATAGAATAAAGGGTTGTCCACGGTGAGAGTTTTGCCGTCAACCAGGGTAAAGCGGTACTGGACCCCGGGCACGGTCATGATGATGGACTGGTTGTACTCCCGCTCCAGCCGCTCCTGGACGATCTCCAGGTGCAGCAGCCCCAAAAAGCCGCAGCGGAAGCCCTGGCCCAGGGCCGCGGAGGAATCCCGCTGGTAGACCAGGGAGGCGTCGTTGAGCTTGTATTTCTCCAGAGAGTCGGCCAAATCCTGGTAATCGTCGTTGGAGACCGGGTAGATGGAAGCGAAGACCACGGGCTTGACTTCCTTAAAGCCGGGCAGGGGCGTAGCCGCGGGGCGGGCCTCCAGAGTGACGGTGTCGCCGATGCGGGTGTCGGCCACCGTCTTGATGCCGGCGATGAGATAGCCCACCATGCCCGCGGACAGCTCTTTGCGGGGTTCGCGGGTCAGCCGGAAGATACCCGTTTCCTCCACCTTGTGGATGGTGTTGTGGTACATGAGGCGGATGAGGTCTCCCGGTTTGACCTTGCCGTCGACGACCCGGCAGGAGACCACGGTTCCCCGGAAGGAGTCATAGTGGGCATCAAAAATCAAGGCCCGCAAAGGCGCCTCCGCGGTTCCCTTCGGCGGCGGAATCCGGGCTACAATGGCCTCCAGGACGTCCTCGATGCCAATGCCCTCCTTGGCCGAGCATAAAATGGCGTGGTCCGGGTCCAGACCCAGCTCCCGCTCGATCTGGTCTTTGACCCCGTCCACGTCCGCGGCGGGGAGGTCGATCTTGTTGATCACCGGGATGATGGTGAGGTCGTGCTCCATGGCCAGGTAGAGGTTGGCCACGGTCTGGGCCTCCACGCCTTGGGAGGCGTCCACCAGCAGCAGCACCCCCTCGCAGGAGGCCAAAGCCCGGGAGACCTCGTAGGAGAAATCCACGTGGCCCGGGGTGTCGATGAGGTTAAGCTCGTATTCCAGGCCGTCGGCGGCGGTATAGGGCAGCGAAATGGTGTTGCTCTTGATGGTGATGCCCCGCTCGCGTTCCAGGTCCATGGTATCCAGGATCTGGTCGCGAAACTGGCGGTCCTCCACCATGCCGGTCCACTGGATAAGGCGGTCCGCCAGG
This Desulfobaccales bacterium DNA region includes the following protein-coding sequences:
- the lepA gene encoding translation elongation factor 4, with product MSNIRNFSIIAHIDHGKSTLADRLIQWTGMVEDRQFRDQILDTMDLERERGITIKSNTISLPYTAADGLEYELNLIDTPGHVDFSYEVSRALASCEGVLLLVDASQGVEAQTVANLYLAMEHDLTIIPVINKIDLPAADVDGVKDQIERELGLDPDHAILCSAKEGIGIEDVLEAIVARIPPPKGTAEAPLRALIFDAHYDSFRGTVVSCRVVDGKVKPGDLIRLMYHNTIHKVEETGIFRLTREPRKELSAGMVGYLIAGIKTVADTRIGDTVTLEARPAATPLPGFKEVKPVVFASIYPVSNDDYQDLADSLEKYKLNDASLVYQRDSSAALGQGFRCGFLGLLHLEIVQERLEREYNQSIIMTVPGVQYRFTLVDGKTLTVDNPLFYPDPSSIQTEEEPFIRANILIPERFVGAVMKLCLERRGSNSRFNYPSPGRVEIIFDMPLAEVIIDFYDRLKTITQGYGSFDYEILDYRVTSLVKLDILVNGEKLDALSMIVHKDRVREWGVRVCDRLRDEIPRQQFKIAIQGAVGGQIISRSTISAFRKDVTAKCYGGDISRKRKLLEKQRAGKKRMKMVGAVQIPQSAFVAVLKTENE